A single genomic interval of Vulpes vulpes isolate BD-2025 chromosome 3, VulVul3, whole genome shotgun sequence harbors:
- the AP4M1 gene encoding AP-4 complex subunit mu-1, translating to MISQFFILSSKGDPLIYKDFRGDSGGRDVAELFYRKLTGLPGDESPVVMHHDDRHFIHIRHSGLYLVATTSENISPFSLLELLSRLATLLGDYCGSLSEGTISRNVALVYELLDEVLDYGYVQTTSMEMLRNFIQTEAVVSKPFSLFDLSSVGLFGAETQQSKVAPSTAASRPVLASRSDQSQKNEVFLDVVERLSVLIASNGSLLKVDVQGEIRLKSFLPSGSEMRIGLTEEFCVGKSELRGYGPGIRVDEVSFHSSVLLEEFESHRILRLQPPQGELTVMRYQLSDDLPSPLPFRLFPSVQWDRGSGRLQVYLKLRCDLPPKSQALNVRLHLPLPRGVVSLSQELSGPEQKAELGEGALRWDLPRVQGGSQLSGLFQMDVPGLPGPPGQGHSTTAPLGLGPASLSFELPRHTCSGLQVRFLRLAFRPCGSTSPHKWVRHLSHSDAYVIRI from the exons ATGATCTCCCAGTTCTTCATTCTGTCTTCCAAAGGGGACCCGCTCATCTACAAGGATT TCCGCGGGGACAGTGGCGGTCGGGATGTGGCCGAGCTCTTCTACCGGAAGCTGACGGGACTGCCTGGAGATGAGTCCCCGGTTGTCATG CACCACGATGACCGTCATTTCATTCACATCAGACACAGCGGCCTCTATTTGGTAGCCACGACTTCAGAAAACATTTCTCCCTTCAGCCTTCTAGAGCTGCTCTCCCG GTTGGCCACTCTCCTGGGCGACTACTGTGGCTCCTTGAGTGAGGGGACCATCTCCCGAAACGTGGCTCTTGTCTACGAACTCCTGGATGAAGTGCTG GACTATGGCTATGTGCAGACCACATCCATGGAGATGCTGAGGAACTTCATCCAGACGGAGGCTGTGGTCAGCAAGCCCTTCAGCCTCTTTGACCTCAGCAGCGTTGGCTTG tttggggctgagACACAGCAGAGCAAAGTGGCCCCCAGCACTGCAGCCAGCCGCCCGGTCCTGGCCAGCCGCTCTGACCAG AGCCAGAAGAATGAAGTGTTTTTGGATGTGGTTGAGAGGCTGTCTGTGCTGATAGCATCTAAT GGCTCACTGCTGAAGGTAGACGTGCAGGGAGAGATCCGGCTCAAGAGCTTTCTTCCCAGTGGCTCTG AGATGCGCATTGGCCTGACAGAAGAATTTTGTGTGGGGAAGTCAGAACTGAGAG GTTATGGACCTGGAATCCGGGTGGACGAGGTCTCATTTCACAGCTCGGTGCTTCTGGAAGAGTTTGAGTCTCATCGAATTCTGCGCTTGCAGCCACCTCAGGGCGAG CTGACAGTGATGCGGTACCAACTCTCAGACGacctcccctccccgctccccttcAGGCTCTTTCCCTCTGTGCAGTGGGACCGAGGCTCAGGCAG GCTCCAGGTTTACCTGAAGTTACGATGTGACCTGCCCCCAAAGAG cCAAGCTCTCAATGTCAGGCTGCACCTTCCCTTGCCACGAGGGGTGGTCAG CCTGTCCCAGGAGCTGAGCggccctgagcagaaagcagagctgggggagggagcacTTCGCTGGGACCTGCCTCGGGTTCAAGGTGGCTCCCAGCTGTCGGGCCTCTTCCAG ATGGATGTTccaggcctccctgggcctcctggcCAGGGACACTCTACCACAGCCCCTCTGGGCCTGGGCCCCGCCAGCCTCTCTTTTGAACTTCCCCGGCACACGTGCTCAGGCCTCCAGGTTCGCTTCCTCAGGCTGGCATTCAGACCCTGTGGCAGCACCAGCCCCCACAAGTGGGTGCGACACTTGAGCCACAGCGATGCTTATGTCATCCGGATCTGA